A portion of the Pomacea canaliculata isolate SZHN2017 linkage group LG13, ASM307304v1, whole genome shotgun sequence genome contains these proteins:
- the LOC112554347 gene encoding uncharacterized protein LOC112554347, with translation MNSKSKSLVMPVDSAKLNISEADAKTVSSALAASDIHENISDVSLATPDTYKNLTEASFVSETKMTCTETLEIKIITLSEDTRTKMTLTKMVSTKVTPTTTLGVLTPSHVEGELEEIETPVVVKPNILNSPRVKSPSKDSSPDFTLARTVNQNSDQREKKIGLSLTVESNDFVGIEGEERRKTGGHRLADTVRASRSERRRHSASADSSGHVTRCNSMHSDLTPKMTVELKRSHSCDIEHPAVKRFKYNKEEVLDFSGLPTLERQSFMSEAFKRLYKQEGLRECMKTAAGLYLQPMTGVYLHDMTVGYVEHVTSSRDPPEEDTPSSQCAAPPIENEVVSSGCESQTSCTSGQTGQPDPAPPLAPMDTMSQSEVSESRDADCSRATPIDDVEEALHQVQLSSSMSESHPGSESIADKDEETLAEEVKPCCPGDAAIKSPDDDRMDETNVPCPEGESARAPDHVVAVVDMNDRGEDDSCRRLMLTDDLEDEDDSAADCDHDTMSLDSGEEYTIVAIDPADLAADTDFIVAAASDEDEDSQSSDLDMACPMPHFSAAVVAADDDDAGKGFTSGSGVDDETSKQSMDVDRVHSDTVAPVQDVHKMAMSDDDDEDKSEKPMTDSGIIMPVIVEKDKYLPEVSGNEELMACTDVEPGEARGIEASQAPSTSPVMEPSADNSESLCSQNISVTQESKQNHDPLTPEIQHESVPVAEQTPLRVDILGPGSPRGSLTEENTNNAKLHRNSETPQEEYPIAPESQDGSGVESDETRMSPVSKSNSITSDISDGQSVTEDVVDTCVKCVTFCNTLSDNSSSHFENQASPAATTVEAATAEPVTTAANSFEVMVITGQDGCLAGQHRDEAADFSPVSERAETEVNVSGDERPPTPACDVSRGVSGGESDLDGQSTNDSHLHSEPMSPKPSSEGPPQVQNLDLEQHVQAANVQNTGDRLNTSDPLPPEETATVLSQVSACAAPGTSGTNTASTDLAASSVGNVPPRAGEESEVTGACSRPPRQQDTQTPSASQPSEGSEDFRMKAYLLEKMVEELRNELLEMKRKNMELESKKTS, from the exons ATGAATAGTAAAAGCAAAAGTCTTGTGATGCCAGTCGATTCAGCAAAATTGAACATATCAGAAGCAGACGCCAAGACTGTGTCTTCTGCGTTAGCTGCGTCAGACATCCACGAAAACATCTCGGACGTCAGCTTGGCAACGCCAGACACCTACAAAAATCTCACCGAGGCAAGCTTTGTGTCGGAAACTAAGATGACCTGCACGGAAACGTTAGAGATTAAGATTATTACACTCTCCGAGGACACGAGAACCAAGATGACCCTGACAAAAATGGTCTCGACCAAGGTGACACCCACGACAACACTCGGCGTTCTCACTCCCTCCCATGTTGAGGGCGAGCTGGAGGAAATCGAAACGCCGGTAGTAGTCAAACCTAATATTCTAAACTCCCCGCGTGTTAAAAGCCCCTCTAAGGACAGCTCTCCAGATTTCACTCTTGCACGAACGGTAAACCAAAACTCTGatcagagagaaaagaaaattggtTTGTCTCTTACTGTCGAGAGTAACGACTTTGTTGGAATCGAAGGTGAAGAAAGACGTAAAACTGGAGGTCACAGGTTAGCAGACACCGTGCGAGCCAGCAGGAGCGAAAGAAGAAGACACAGTGCTTCCGCCGACTcttcgggtcacgtgaccaggtgCAACTCGATGCATTCGGATTTGACCCCCAAGATGACGGTGGAGCTGAAACGGTCGCATTCTTGCGACATCGAGCATCCGGCGGTGAAACGGTTCAAATACAACAAAg AAGAGGTCTTGGACTTCAGCGGTCTGCCCACCCTTGAACGGCAGTCTTTCATGTCGGAGGCCTTCAAAAGGCTTTACAAGCAAGAAG GGTTACGCGAGTGCATGAAGACGGCGGCGGGTTTGTACCTACAGCCCATGACAGGTGTGTACCTGCACGACATGACCGTCGGTTACGTGGAACACGTGACCTCCTCCCGTGACCCTCCGGAAGAGGACACTCCCAGCAGTCAGTGCGCGGCCCCGCCAATAGAGAACGAAGTGGTGAGCTCGGGATGCGAATCTCAAACCTCCTGTACCAGCGGGCAAACTGGCCAACCGGACCCCGCTCCACCTCTCGCACCCATGGACACCATGAGCCAAAGCGAGGTGTCCGAGTCTCGCGATGCTGACTGTAGTCGAGCGACCCCTATCGACGATGTGGAGGAGGCTTTGCATCAGGTGCAGTTGTCATCGTCAATGTCCGAGTCGCACCCGGGGTCAGAAAGCATCGCCGACAAAGACGAAGAAACTCTAGCCGAGGAGGTAAAGCCATGTTGCCCAGGAGACGCGGCCATAAAAAGCCCTGACGACGACAGGATGGACGAGACGAATGTTCCATGTCCAGAAGGTGAGTCTGCGCGCGCACCAGACCACGTCGTGGCCGTCGTCGACATGAACGACAGGGGCGAGGACGACTCTTGCCGCCGCTTGATGCTGACCGACGACCTCGAGGATGAGGACGACTCTGCTGCTGACTGTGACCACGACACCATGAGCCTGGACTCCGGAGAGGAGTACACCATCGTGGCCATCGACCCTGCTGACCTTGCTGCTGACACAGATTTCATTGTTGCTGCTGCCTCTGATGAGGACGAAGACTCTCAGTCGTCGGACTTGGACATGGCTTGTCCGATGCCCCActtttctgctgctgttgttgctgctgatgatgatgatgctggcAAAGGGTTCACTTCTGGTTCTGGTGTCGATGACGAAACCAGTAAACAAAGCATGGACGTAGACAGGGTGCATTCAGACACTGTGGCGCCCGTGCAAGATGTGCACAAAATGGCaatgagtgatgatgatgatgaggacaaAAGCGAGAAACCGATGACGGACTCTGGGATAATAATGCCTGTGATAGTAGAGAAGGACAAATATCTGCCCGAGGTTTCTGGCAACGAGGAGTTGATGGCCTGCACAGACGTAGAACCAGGAGAGGCAAGAGGAATAGAAGCATCACAGGCGCCGTCTACATCCCCTGTGATGGAACCAAGTGCAGACAACTCCGAAAGCTTGTGCTCTCAGAATATCTCAGTGACccaggaaagcaaacaaaatcatgATCCTTTGACCCCTGAGATCCAGCACGAGTCGGTTCCTGTAGCAGAACAAACTCCCCTGCGGGTGGACATCTTGGGCCCAGGAAGTCCACGTGGATCTTTGActgaagaaaacacaaacaatgcaAAGTTACACAGGAATTCAGAAACTCCACAAGAAGAATATCCCATCGCCCCAGAGAGCCAAGATGGTAGTGGTGTAGAAAGTGATGAGACAAGGATGTCTCCTGTCTCGAAATCGAACTCTATCACTTCAGACATCAGTGATGGACAGAGTGTAACGGAAGACGTAGTAGACacgtgtgtgaagtgtgtgacATTCTGTAACACTTTATCTGACAATTCTTCCTCGCACTTCGAGAACCAGGcatcaccagcagcaacaacagtggAGGCAGCAACAGCAGAACCAGTAACAACAGCGGCCAACTCTTTTGAAGTGATGGTCATTACAGGGCAGGATGGCTGTCTCGCAGGACAGCACAGGGACGAAGCAGCAGACTTTTCTCCTGTTAGTGAAAGAGCGGAAACGGAAGTGAATGTGTCAGGAGATGAGCGTCCACCAACACCTGCGTGTGACGTGTCTCGTGGTGTTAGTGGAGGAGAGTCAGACCTGGACGGACAATCCACGAACGATTCTCACCTCCACTCAGAGCCGATGTCGCCGAAGCCGTCGTCAGAAGGTCCTCCCCAAGTCCAGAACCTGGACCTCGAGCAACACGTTCAAGCTGCCAACGTGCAGAACACCGGGGACAGACTGAACACATCAGATCCACTTCCGCCGGAAGAGACAGCGACAGTGTTGTCACAGGTCAGCGCATGCGCGGCACCTGGAACATCTGGGACAAACACAGCGTCTACCGACCTCGCGGCAAGCAGTGTCGGGAACGTTCCTCCTCGCGCGGGCGAGGAGAGTGAAGTCACGGGTGCGTGTTCACGTCCACCCAGACAGCAAGACACTCAGACACCCAGCGCTTCTCAGCCCAGCGAGGGTTCCGAGGACTTCAGGATGAAGGCTTACCTGCTGGAGAAAATGGTGGAAG aacttcGAAACGAACTGCTGGAGATGAAACGAAAAAACATGGAGTTGGAGTCCAAGAAAACCAGTTGA